A genomic stretch from Candidatus Rokuibacteriota bacterium includes:
- the rplF gene encoding 50S ribosomal protein L6 codes for MSRIGRKPIPVPHGVKVVIEGRTVRVEGPKGKLAHAVPETLTVSLEDGRLGVARASDHRSVRALHGLTRSLLANMVQGVKEGFEKKLEIVGIGYRAQLQGGALQLALGYSHPVVFPLPEGIQAEVDKQTAITLRGADKQLVGQTAARLRDLRKPDPYKGKGIKYVGEVIRRKVGKKAGAK; via the coding sequence ATGTCTAGGATTGGGCGAAAACCGATTCCGGTCCCGCACGGCGTGAAGGTCGTGATCGAAGGACGGACCGTGCGGGTGGAGGGGCCGAAGGGCAAGCTCGCTCACGCGGTCCCCGAGACCCTGACGGTCTCGCTCGAGGACGGTCGGCTGGGCGTCGCGCGCGCCTCCGACCATCGCAGCGTCCGGGCCCTCCACGGGCTCACCCGCTCGCTGCTCGCCAACATGGTGCAGGGAGTGAAGGAGGGGTTCGAAAAGAAGCTGGAGATCGTGGGGATCGGCTATCGCGCCCAGCTCCAGGGCGGGGCGCTTCAGCTCGCCCTGGGCTACTCGCATCCCGTCGTCTTTCCGCTCCCGGAGGGGATTCAGGCCGAGGTGGACAAGCAGACCGCCATTACCCTCCGCGGCGCAGACAAGCAGCTCGTCGGCCAGACGGCAGCGCGGCTTCGCGACTTGAGGAAGCCGGACCCGTACAAGGGGAAGGGGATCAAGTACGTGGGCGAGGTGATCCGCCGGAAGGTCGGCAAGAAGGCCGGCGCGAAGTAG